One genomic segment of Drosophila melanogaster chromosome 3R includes these proteins:
- the Argp gene encoding arginine phosphatase, whose product MKVLFVCIGNTCRSPMAEAILKHLVVKRNLQDWYVDSAGLRSWNVGLEPQARGQQLLKQHGLKTNHLGRMISAQDFYDFDYIFAMDNSNLLELEHMAASLTPSPTCKIQLLGSYIGRKEDEIIEDPYFIQGMGGFNAAYLQILESCERFLQHYKSDDKELSLGS is encoded by the exons ATGAAGGTTCTGTTCGTGTGCATTG GCAACACATGCCGGTCACCAATGGCCGAGGCCATACTGAAGCATTTGGTAGTGAAACGGAATCTGCAGGACTGGTATGTGGACAGTGCTGGCCTCAGGAGTTGGAACGTTGGCCTGGAGCCCCAGGCACGTGGACAACAATTGTTAAAACAGCATGGTTTGAAAACAAACCACTTGGGTCGTATG ATAAGCGCTCAAGACTTCTATGACTTCGATTACATATTCGCCATGGACAATAGCAACCTATTGGAGCTTGAGCATATGGCTGCTTCTCTTACTCCCAGTCCGACATGCAAGATTCAATTGCTGGGTAGCTATATTGGACGCAAGGAGGATGAGATCATCGAGGATCCATActtt ATTCAAGGCATGGGAGGCTTTAATGCTGCATATCTGCAGATTCTGGAAAGCTGCGAACGATTTCTGCAACATTATAAATCGGATGACAAGGAGTTATCATTAGGAAGTTAA
- the Adgf-C gene encoding adenosine deaminase-related growth factor C translates to MRRLLMFVVLLTAQLQIQAQTALSYEQARQAVLTAEEELMTGGHTHLNTEEEKVDDIFMEYKLGELAQGFRNAEQNAAALHFFKAKPLIDRSAIFRFLQKMPKGSVLHVHNTASVSSKWVVDDLSYMPGLLRCTTATGQSILSFRRTPKEHKCQSQYVLVSDERRNSLDRQVYDRNFERLINLYTPVPELEYPTITRVWDRFQGMFDGLSDALIYLPAFRAYHWQMLEELYNDNVMYTEIRTSFKTLYDASGRTFPRERTIHELYALNQKFMKLHPDFLGFKVIMAVYRGYELDHLKDIVEVFKKLHQALPHFLVGFDLVGQEDKGKPLYSLLPVLRDLPPTARLFLHGGETNWFGASTDINLLDALLMNTTRIGHGYALAKHPILLNAVKSRRIAVELSPISNQVLHLVWDLRNHPGSQFFALDVPVVICNDDPGFWNAKGLSYDFYYAIMSLAPNNAGLRLLKTLVWNSVRYSTLTEEEQTRAFKILELSWSRFIDDVLEGSVF, encoded by the exons ATGAGACGATTGCTTATGTTTGTAGTGCTCCTGACCGCACAACTGCAGATCCAGGCACAAACTGCACTAA GCTATGAGCAAGCACGACAAGCTGTTCTCacggcggaggaggagctAATGACTGGGGGACACACTCACCTGAACACGGAGGAGGAGAAGGTGGACGATATATTCATGGAGTACAAGCTGGGAGAGTTGGCCCAGGGATTCCGGAATGCGGAGCAAAATGCGGCCGCTCTGCACTTTTTCAAGGCCAAACCGCTGATCGATCGGAGTGCGATCTTCCGGTTTCTTCAGAAGATGCCCAAGGGCTCGGTGCTGCATGTGCACAACACCGCCTCCGTGAGCTCCAAGTGGGTGGTGGACGATCTGTCGTACATGCCCGGACTGCTGCGCTGCACGACGGCCACGGGACAAAGTATCCTGTCATTCCGCAGGACTCCGAAGGAGCACAAGTGCCAGTCGCAGTACGTGCTTGTTTCGGATGAGCGGCGAAACTCGTTGGATCGTCAGGTCTACGATCGGAATTTCGAGCGTCTGATCAACTTGTACACTCCAGTTCCAGAGC TGGAGTACCCCACCATTACCCGGGTTTGGGATCGATTCCAGGGCATGTTCGACGGTCTCAGCGATGCGTTAATCTACTTGCCAGCCTTTCGAGCTTATCACTGGCAGATGCTGGAGGAGCTCTACAATGACAATGTGATGTACACAGAGATTCGGACCAGTTTCAAAACA CTATATGATGCCAGTGGACGCACTTTTCCCAGAGAGCGTACTATCCACGAGCTGTATGCCTTAAATCAGAAGTTCATGAAGCTGCATCCTGATTTTCTGGGCTTCAAAGTCATTATGGCCGTCTATCGCGGCTATGAACTCGATCATCTTAAGGATATAGTCGAGGTGTTCAAGAAGTTGCA CCAAGCATTGCCACACTTTCTGGTTGGATTCGATTTGGTGGGTCAGGAGGACAAGGGAAAGCCACTCTACTCCCTGCTGCCAGTCCTCAGAGATCTTCCGCCAACAGCTCGGCTTTTCCTACACGGCGGAGAGACCA ATTGGTTTGGTGCCTCAACGGACATTAATCTGCTGGACGCCCTTTTGATGAACACAACACGCATTGGTCATGGTTATGCTCTGGCTAAGCATCCGATTCTCCTGAATGCAGTCAAGTCACGCCGGATTGCCGTGGAGCTTAGTCCCATTTCGAATCAGGTGCTGCATCTGGTTTGGGACCTGCGCAACCATCCGGGCTCCCAGTTTTTTGCCCTCGATGTGCCCGTGGTGATATGCAACGATGATCCTGGCTTCTGGAATGCCAAGGGTCTGAGCTACGATTTCTATTATGCCATCATGAGTCTGGCGCCAAACAATGCGGGACTGAGGCTACTGAAGACACTGGTGTGGAATTCGGTGCGATACTCCACGCTGACGGAGGAGGAACAGACGAGAGCTTTCAAAATCCTTGAACTCAGCTGGTCGCGATTCATAGACGACGTATTGGAGGGCagtgtattttaa
- the Adgf-D gene encoding adenosine deaminase-related growth factor D: MAMWFLGALVATVVLLTGSVQATDLPYETLREQIMEAERVASLGGNIWLSSDEEKANSILMNAKRAEIAEGLKTPEKYAPAMHFFQGRQYVRQSEVFRMIQKIPKGAFLHGHNTGMVTSRWIIQNLTTTNNLYTCRNVDGLLVFTYDQSGCHSEVQNVCTERINAEDRGKYERQLEKHINMHGPRPEALLPNRKKIWERFENIFTTVDRLYKYRPTYCAYHKRMLEELCEDNIIYAEIRASLSPLYDDNNRTLSTLEVANELERIVEEFKAKHHDFIGVKVIYAKRNRASEEEMLRRITTFKQLHHAKPNFVIGFDLIGQEDTGEPLNRYINQLSDLPSTANYFFHAGETNWNGRTDWNMMDAILLNTKRIGHAFALPKHPQLWSTIKKRNIAIEVNPISNQVLGFVWDLRNHPASFLIAENFPIVISSDDPGVWGAKGLSYDFYYAFMALAPADADLRFLKQLALNSIKYAVLTSDERRKINRVFQRKWQEFIANVLNPKF, from the exons ATGGCGATGTGGTTTCTAGGTGCTTTGGTGGCCACCGTTGTGCTCCTAACGGGCAGCGTGCAAGCCACAGATCTAC CCTATGAAACACTGAGGGAGCAAATCATGGAAGCGGAGCGCGTGGCCTCGCTGGGTGGCAACATCTGGCTGTCGTCCGACGAGGAGAAGGCCAACAGCATCCTGATGAACGCCAAGCGGGCAGAGATCGCCGAAGGACTCAAGACGCCGGAGAAGTACGCGCCCGCGATGCACTTCTTCCAGGGCAGGCAGTACGTCCGGCAGAGCGAGGTATTCCGCATGATCCAGAAGATTCCGAAGGGTGCCTTTCTGCACGGTCACAATACGGGTATGGTGACTTCACGCTGGATCATACAGAATCTGACCACCACCAATAATCTGTACACCTGTCGCAATGTGGATGGACTGCTAGTGTTCACCTACGATCAGTCCGGATGCCATAGCGAAGTGCAGAATGTGTGCACTGAGAGGATAAATGCCGAGGATCGGGGAAAGTACGAGCGCCAGCTGGAGAAGCACATCAATATGCACGGACCAAGGCCGGAAG CTCTATTGCCAAATCGTAAGAAGATTTGGGAGCGCTTTGAGAACATATTTACCACCGTGGATCGGCTGTATAAATACCGACCCACCTATTGTGCCTATCACAAGCGAATGTTGGAGGAACTTTGCGAGGATAACATTATCTATGCCGAGATACGAGCCTCCCTCTCGCCG CTGTACGACGACAACAATCGAACTCTGAGCACCTTGGAGGTGGCCAACGAGCTGGAACGGATTGTGGAGGAATTCAAGGCCAAGCACCATGACTTCATCGGTGTTAAGGTGATATATGCCAAGCGGAATCGCGCATCCGAGGAGGAGATGTTGCGCCGAATCACCACTTTTAAGCAGCTGCA CCATGCCAAACCGAACTTTGTGATTGGTTTCGATCTGATTGGTCAGGAGGACACTGGAGAACCGCTGAACAGGTATATCAACCAACTGTCCGATCTTCCTAGCACGGCAAACTACTTCTTCCACGCCGGCGAGACGA ATTGGAATGGCCGAACGGACTGGAACATGATGGACGCCATTCTGCTGAATACGAAGCGGATTGGCCATGCCTTCGCCCTGCCCAAGCATCCACAATTGTGGTCCACCATCAAGAAGCGTAACATCGCCATCGAGGTGAATCCCATTTCCAACCAGGTCTTGGGCTTCGTCTGGGATCTGCGAAATCATCCGGCCAGCTTCCTGATAGCCGAGAACTTTCCCATCGTTATATCATCCGATGATCCGGGTGTTTGGGGAGCCAAGGGTCTCAGCTACGATTTCTACTACGCCTTCATGGCCTTGGCTCCGGCGGATGCGGATCTGCGCTTTCTCAAGCAGCTGGCCTTGAACTCCATCAAGTACGCCGTTCTCACCTCGGACGAGAGGCGGAAAATCAATCGGGTATTCCAGCGCAAGTGGCAGGAGTTTATTGCGAATGTCTTGAATCCAAAATTCTAA
- the ninaB gene encoding neither inactivation nor afterpotential B produces MAAGVFKSFMRDFFAVKYDEQRNDPQAERLDGNGRLYPNCSSDVWLRSCEREIVDPIEGHHSGHIPKWICGSLLRNGPGSWKVGDMTFGHLFDCSALLHRFAIRNGRVTYQNRFVDTETLRKNRSAQRIVVTEFGTAAVPDPCHSIFDRFAAIFRPDSGTDNSMISIYPFGDQYYTFTETPFMHRINPCTLATEARICTTDFVGVVNHTSHPHVLPSGTVYNLGTTMTRSGPAYTILSFPHGEQMFEDAHVVATLPCRWKLHPGYMHTFGLTDHYFVIVEQPLSVSLTEYIKAQLGGQNLSACLKWFEDRPTLFHLIDRVSGKLVQTYESEAFFYLHIINCFERDGHVVVDICSYRNPEMINCMYLEAIANMQTNPNYATLFRGRPLRFVLPLGTIPPASIAKRGLVKSFSLAGLSAPQVSRTMKHSVSQYADITYMPTNGKQATAGEESPKRDAKRGRYEEENLVNLVTMEGSQAEAFQGTNGIQLRPEMLCDWGCETPRIYYERYMGKNYRYFYAISSDVDAVNPGTLIKVDVWNKSCLTWCEENVYPSEPIFVPSPDPKSEDDGVILASMVLGGLNDRYVGLIVLCAKTMTELGRCDFHTNGPVPKCLHGWFAPNAI; encoded by the exons ATGGCAGCCGGTGTCTTCAAGAGTTTTATGCGCGACTTCTTTGCG GTGAAATACGATGAGCAGCGAAATGATCCGCAAGCGGAACGACTGGATGGCAACGGACGACTGTATCCCAACTGCTCGTCGGATGTGTGGCTGCGATCCTGCGAGCGGGAGATAGTTGATCCCATTGAGGGCCATCACAGCGGGCACATTCCCAAATGGATATGCGGTAGTCTGTTGCGCAATGGACCCGGCAGCTGGAAGGTGGGCGACATGACCTTCGGCCATCTGTTCGACTGCTCCGCCCTGCTGCACCGATTTGCCATTCGGAATGGACGCGTCACCTACCAGAATCGCTTCGTGGACACGGAAACACTGCGAAAGAATCGCTCTGCCCAGCGGATTGTGGTCACGGAGTTTGGCACAGCTGCTGTTCCGGATCCCTGTCACTCGATCTTCGATAGATTTGCGGCCATTTTTCGACCGGATAGTGGAACGGATAACTCGATGATTTCCATATATCCTTTCGGGGATCAGTATTACACATTTACGGAGACGCCTTTTATGCATAG AATAAATCCCTGCACTTTGGCCACCGAAGCACGAATCTGCACCACCGACTTCGTGGGCGTGGTGAACCACACATCGCATCCGCATGTTCTTCCCAGTGGCACTGTCTACAACCTGGGCACCACAATGACCAGATCTGGACCGGCATACACTATACTCAGTTTCCCGCACGGCGAGCAGATGTTCGAGGATGCTCATGTGGTGGCCACACTGCCGTGCCGCTGGAAACTGCATCCCGGTTATATGCACACCTTCGGCTTAACGGATCACTACTTTGTGATTGTGGAGCAGCCGTTGTCCGTTTCGCTTACGGAGTATATCAAAGCCCAGCTAGGTGGACAGAATTTATCGGCGTGTCTCAAGTGGTTCGAGGATCGACCGACACTATTTCACCTTATAGATCGGGTTTCCGGCAAACTGGTGCAGACCTACGAATCGGAAGCCTTCTTCTACCTGCACATCATCAACTGCTTTGAACGGGATGGCCACGTGGTGGTGGACATTTGCAGCTACAGGAATCCCGAGATGATCAACTGCATGTATCTGGAGGCCATTGCCAATATGCAAACGAATCCCAATTATGCTACCCTCTTTCGTGGACGTCCCTTGAGATTCGTCCTGCCCTTGGGCACAATTCCTCCGGCAAGCATCGCCAAGCGGGGACTGGTCAAGTCCTTCTCCCTTGCTGGACTAAGTGCTCCGCAGGTTTCTCGCACCATGAAGCACTCGGTCTCGCAATATGCGGATATAACCTACATGCCCACCAATGGAAAGCAAGCCACTGCTGGAGAGGAAAGCCCCAAGCGAGATGCCAAACGTGGCCGCTATGAGGAGGAGAATCTTGTCAATCTGGTTACCATGGAGGGCAGTCAAGCGGAGGCGTTTCAGGGCACCAATGGCATCCAACTGCGTCCGGAAATGCTGTGTGATTGGGGCTGTGAAACACCTAGGATCTATTATGAACGGTATATGGGCAAGAACTACCGATACTTCTACGCGATTAGCTCCGATGTGGATGCAGTGAATCCGGGCACC CTCATCAAGGTGGATGTGTGGAATAAGAGCTGTCTAACCTGGTGCGAGGAGAATGTCTATCCCAGTGAGCCCATTTTTGTGCCTTCGCCGGATCCGAAATCCGAGGACGATGGCGTTATCCTGGCCTCCATGGTGCTGGGCGGTCTCAACGATCGCTATGTGGGCCTAATTGTGCTATGTGCCAAAACGATGACCGAGCTGGGCCGTTGTGATTTCCATACCAATGGACCCGTGCCCAAGTGTCTCCATGGATGGTTTGCACCCAATGCCATTTAG
- the primo-2 gene encoding primo-2, protein MGKRSQKSSVLMVCVGNLCRSPIAEAVMRDLVARAGLQGEWHVESAGIEDWHSGHQPDERALNVLARHNIEYNGKARVLAPEDFLEFDYIFAMDLSNLAALRRMAPKGTTAKLLILGNFGLKPDERIIEDPYYDIGEASFEEIYRQCSIACRNFLKQARLKQIM, encoded by the exons atgggcaaaagatCGCAGAAGAGCAGTGTGCTAAtggtgtgtgtgg GCAACCTATGCCGCTCCCCAATTGCCGAGGCTGTGATGCGTGACTTGGTCGCAAGGGCGGGACTACAGGGGGAGTGGCATGTGGAGAGCGCCGGGATCGAGGATTGGCATTCCGGCCACCAACCAGATGAGCGTGCACTGAATGTCCTGGCCAGGCACAACATCGAATACAATGGCAAGGCGAGAGTTCTAGCTCCGGAGGACTTCCTCGAATTCGACTACATCTTCGCCATGGATCTGAGCAACCTGGCCGCCCTGAGGCGCATGGCTCCCAAAGGCACCACTGCCAAGTTGCTGATTCTCGGGAATTTTGGCCTGAAACCAGATGAACGCATCATTGAGGATCCCTATTAT GACATTGGTGAAGCATCATTTGAAGAAATTTACCGGCAGTGCAGCATAGCGTGTAGGAATTTTCTGAAACAAGCGCGCTTAAAACAGATAATGTAG
- the primo-1 gene encoding primo-1, isoform A, whose translation MVRKVLMICLGNICRSPIAEVVMVDTLEKANVKDVEVDSAAIGGWHVGNRADPRAISTLQKHGLKCTHIVRQIRKQDFSEFDYIFGMDEDNMSELRRLAPKGSKAELLMLGDFGLEKKNRIIEDPYYERGAEGFETAYQQCVVACAAFMKERLQK comes from the exons ATGGTTCGAAAAGTGCTAATGATTTGTTTGG GCAACATCTGCAGGTCCCCAATTGCGGAGGTCGTGATGGTGGACACCCTGGAGAAGGCGAATGTCAAGGACGTGGAGGTCGATAGTGCAGCAATTGGTGGCTGGCACGTGGGCAACCGCGCAGATCCGCGGGCCATCAGCACGCTGCAAAAGCACGGCCTCAAGTGCACCCACATCGTTCGGCAGATCCGCAAGCAGGACTTCTCGGAATTCGACTACATCTTCGGCATGGACGAGGACAACATGAGCGAGCTAAGGCGTCTGGCGCCCAAGGGCTCCAAGGCGGAGCTCCTCATGCTGGGCGATTTCGGACTTGAGAAGAAGAACCGCATCATTGAGGATCCCTACTAT GAGCGTGGAGCCGAGGGCTTTGAGACCGCCTATCAGCAGTGCGTGGTTGCCTGTGCCGCCTTCATGAAAGAGCGCCTCCAGAAATGA